The Nicotiana tabacum cultivar K326 chromosome 1, ASM71507v2, whole genome shotgun sequence genome segment CATCCAGCTGATCTATCAATGGTGGTGAGTCTACAAGCACTGAGTCCGTCTGATAGAGTTTTTTGGTGCAGTTGTTGGAGTCTCAATCTACGGCATACGATGAATTTTCACGTGCACtaaatttgtgtgttatatttTTGTTTGCGGTAGGTGGCTGCAGTTGCAAAGCAGTTTGCTGTACTGCAGAGTGCACTGAAGTTTGAAGCACTTCACCTGCTATCAACTATCCTATCCAACAGTTATTCTGTATGTTAGTTACTTTGTATTAAACACATGTACTATCTTTTCTTTTGGTGTAACATGGTCATATATTCTTGCTAACATGCTATCAACTGTATTAAAAATTTCAAGATATTCTGTTATATGATTTTCCATGTATTGGATAGCCAATAGATTGATTTGTTTGTAGTTATCATATAGCATACTTGCAGGCAGTCGTTGCTCCATTAGGCAACTTCTCTAGCTTTATTCTTTATATATAGAGATATTCATTATCTTTGTATCCTTCATACATAGTAAAAGAAAGCTTTAAAATGAATCCATTAAAATTACTGGTATATTATTTATGTGGAACTAGAGGTATAGAATTGAAAAAGAATACATTCGAATAACCAATCAAAGTTTATCGTTGTATATAGAATGAAAATTGATAGAGTGTAGTCCTGCTTATCGGGATTTGCTCTTAGTGATCTTTTACAATATACAGTTTACCATTTGAAGAAGGCTTGATACATTTTATCTTGCATTCAGGCATGAGTACTTTGTTTGCTCCTTGAACCCCATACATGCTCCTTTCTCCATGCCTCTATAGTTTGGAATCTGGCTGTGACTTTTTATACGCAACTTGCAGGTGCCTGTATATGATGCACTTCGCTTGATGAAAAATGATGTTTGGTCGACAAACATGCGCATTGGTATTGTAGCTATCTTGCAGAATCGTGTCGGTATGTTAACATTTATGTATAAATATATTTCTTTATCCATATTGCAtatccttgacctcgtgaaagtAAATTTTGTTACTTAAGAGAATATGGGATTGAATGTGGAGGCCTAACGTATCTATACAATGAGTGCCATAGAAATGCGGATGCTAAGATGAATTCTTAATTGTACAAGATTGGTGAACATTATAATAATCATTGCAGATAGAGGGTTAATAGTAACATAGAGGATAAATAAGAGTCGGTCACCTGAGATGGTTTGGCCATGTCTTACATAGTGCATTTCCATAGGTGTAACAGTGTGATGATTGTAGGCACTAAAATGGGACGATTTAGATCTAAAATCATGTGGATTGAAGTTTCCTCAAAAGACCTACAATCTCGTGGAATCAATATGGATTTAGGTACTAACAGAACATCCATATAGGTGTCATAGTATCTAGTTAGAATTAGGTAACGACAAAGGTTTAGTAGTTGTTGTTACACTTACTTTAGGTTCAGATTTGCCAAAAGTTTCTTAACCATAGTTAGAGACTCGTATTTTGGTGTAGGAATAAATACGAACTTTAGAAAACCTCTTATTTGCCTTAAAGCACAAATTATTTATCGGTGTCGAGTTAAATGGGACCAAGTAGAGCCAAATGGATTTGAAGGATTCATATCGTCGACTTCTCCTAGTTTGAGATTGAGgtttagttgattgattgattgagaGAATTCTAATTTGATCCCAAATTTCGTTATTAGTACTCTATTTAGTGTATGTCAAAAAACCAGGGAAGCCGAGCTCTAAAGGCACCACATAAAGGGTATTCCAGCTTAATCACTTCAATATTGACTCCTATGCTTCCTAACTGGAACATTTTCCCAGTTCAGTGAAAATTGTGCATGGTTTTTTTCCATATTAAGTTGTTTTGAGGTCCTTTTTATATACATATATCTATTATTTTAATTCTCCTCCTCCTCATTTCTATCGTAGCACCTTCGCATAAGCTTCAGGCTCTTATTCTGGCTGAGTCTGTCATATCAATTGTCGGTGAAGGGTGGCTAATTGGGGAAATGAACTTAACTGATTCCCAGGATTCCCTGCCTGCTGACAGGTAAAACAGAAATTCATGGTGTGGAATTTGTGTTCCTCTTGCTTTAATTTGCCTCTTCCATTGGCTTATCTCTGACGTAGGACGTGGAAAGCATTAAGTGTCTCTTCATCTCTTCAGGTGTATTCTGCTTGTTTTGGAGTCATCCAGGGTTGAAATTGCTGTGCTTTTAAATGACCTAGCATACTTAAAATATGAAGCCTCCTAGGAGTCCTCAAATAGAGAGAATATTCTTGTGAAGCAGAGGAATCTTGGCGTAGCCTTCTCTTTGgttgaaaaaataattaaacttaTTTCAAGTTTTGGTGGCGAAGGTATGTGCCTATATGTTTCTTATATTCTCAGAAACTTTTCAGTATTATTTTACTGAAGACATTAATATGGAACCCGATTAGtgctaaaaaatttaaaatactaaGGTCATCTCCACTTGTACTACCCTTTACAGTCAATTTTTGTCAAATAGGAAGCCTGGTTCTGGGGCTGAGGGTGTATTTCATTTGCATGTATCCTTTGCTGTTATCTCTTGATCCAAGAGAAGAGAGAGATGTTAGGAGGTGACTTATGAGCTGTTCATTTAACGATAACCATTTGCAGAGTCAACTGCTAATGCTGTTATCAGTGAGAGCACTTTCACAAAAATCATTTCTGGGCTCAATGAgacaattggtgttgttttggacTATCTACGAGATGCTAAGGTACTATTATCCATCAGTGCCTAGGAGAAAAATTATAGCAAGTATGCTCACACAACAATGATGTTTTGGCAGGAGCATGGACAGATGAAAGGGGATGATCTTCTAGCAGCAGTGCGAGTAATTGGAAGGTATGAATCCCACTTTTCCTTCTGTGTGAATGtcgaaaaaagtagaaaaaactGTGGCTGCATAAAAAATAGTCCCCGAGAGAACTGTTCGTATTAGCACTGTAATTTTTATCAACCGTACCTGCCTTTGCAGGTGATATTCTTAGAGAAGTAAGACTTTCCATTGAACAGATTTAGCAAAATCCTTGATAGTATAAGTTTCTAGTTTTTCGTTCTTCAAATTGGGATCAATTGCTTCTTCTGCTCGTGCTTGAGTTTTATCACCTTGTTGTTCTCTTATATGCTTTTCTGCCATTGTGAGTTAAATTATTTGTTTGTTTCTCTTTTCTTCGGATGTACTGGGTCAAAAATTCATCTGTTGACAAGCTTTATTCCCAATTTCATTGCTCATTCAAATAGGAAATTTCTTTTACTTCTGATTCAGCTTCCTGTTGTAAATGGATGCAATTGCACATCTGCACATTTATGGGTGACTTGAAGTCTACAACTTCCTGGTTTCATCTGCTAGTTGGAGAGTTGTTGATTTTTACTCCCATCTTGAAATTTGTGAGGAAGTTGAAGTTGAATTTGTTCCAACAAAAACTTCTTGCCATATTTGTTGGTGATTGGAGTGTGAACTGGATTCCATTAGAGAAATTTCTAAATAGTGAATGTCTTTTGTTCTTTCAGCTATCTTGCAGAAGCACCTCATGCATGTAAAGACAAGGTCACGGCACTCCTAGGTTATATGCTTTCAATTGAAGGGGAAGATGAATTGAGGTTTGAGATTTCTATTACTGTTTTGGTTGGCTAACATTTCTCTCAATGCCTTGAACATGCGGCTGACGTGGAACTTGACATGGTTTCAAATGGCAGTCCTTTTTATTCCATCTGTTTTTTGCTTCCAATGCTGTGTCAAATAACTCTCAAGACTGGAGGTTGTAAAATTTTAGCTTCCTCAGGTGCACTCAGAGAAGTGAGTCTCACTTTCATTCTGATTTCTAAGATTAATACAGCATATTCGCGATCACTATGAACCAATATTTTTTATGGCAGCTGGCACTCCATTTATGTCCTTCTCTTCGTATCTTGATCCAAAGGAATGTATTTAATCTGCAGGTCGTTGGTTGTCTCATTGCGTTGATTGAACAAAACAATTATACATCCAAGGATAATGGTTCTATATTCTTGGCGTGCGACACAGTCTTGAATCTTCTTCTAAAGGTAGTTTCCGCACAACAGCATCTTATTGGATGAATTAGTTATGTGTGTATGATGTTATTGATAATGTTGCCTCTCATGAACAGCGCGAGCAAATCAAATTTCCCTCAGATGATCCCAGTTTTATCAGACTTTTAGTTGCATTGTCACATTGGGCAGGTAACATCTTTAACTCAACCTTTTTGCACTTGCCAAGCCCGATTTCTTGGTGTCCTCTGCATTCATTATTCATGCCTCCCGTCTGTAGCATATCCAAAAAGTTGAAAACTAATGCCCATCCACTTTTTGCGAAGAGATGTAACTTTTAACTAACCAGTATCTAGTATCAAGGAGACCCCCAGGGCAACATATTTGCTTACTTCTAACCTCTTACTTCCACAGTTTAAGGGAAACAGAATGGGAAGAgagaatttaatttaattaaactaGGAAAAGGTTTCTGTTTAGTGGTAGGTCATTGCTGCTTCCGTCCAAGGAACTTCTGATGCTTCAAAATGCACCACCTAGAAATCTTATATCTCTGCTATCTGTATGTGAGATTGTGAAGCTCTTTTCTGTTGCTTGCACGTGAGCGCAAAAAGTAAATACCAAAGGCAAGGGAGGGAGAGCTTgttcaattttattttcttttttcgttGTTTTTTGTGTGCATGCCTGTTCAACATTGCTGGGCGGGTTGTAGATGCTTCAAGCTGAGATACTGCAGTTACTAGGGATAATGTCTCATTATTAGGGATGTCAATCTCCTGAATGGACCTTCTCAAAAGATAAATCTCCTGAATGGATTTCTGACATCATTTACCAGTAAAACCAGAGCGTGGTTGATTGTCGACCTGAAATTTATTTATGTCAAAATAAAAGGAGAGCTGTACTTCAGTAACAAATTATTCTTCCATGTTGTCATGGTAGATGCCCAGTTTCTCTCTACCAAGACGTACTGTCTCGATCATTTTTCACCTAGTTGATTTCTGGTTGCTTTTATGAAGTTGCTGAAATTTCTATATTTGCATTCCAGAGGGTACGGATGATGCATCTATTGTCATGATGGCATCAAGCATCTGTTCACTTATACTTGATTTGAAGTCAGAGGAAGCTCTTCTAAATCATCCCGACTTTGCTGCTGGCAATATTACTAGTCTGTCGAAGCTCATTGGACGAAGCTTTGCTATGTGTGGTCAGGTAATTCACTGGCTTATGCTTCAACCCTTCTGTTATACCTAATTGGACTGTACATCAATAATAGCTTTTTGATATGTTGGGATTACTCATAAGCAATCTCAGCAACCGATCCTCCCCACCCTTCCTCTTCCTCCCATTTAAAATGGACATGAGAAAAGAAACATGCCATAGAAATGATCTGTTAGTTGTGGTTTCTGATACTCCAGTTGACAAATTATTTTTCTGGCTTAATTCAGGAGTTGATGTCCGATGATGCTAAAGCTGAAGTTGATCTATTCCAGATAATTAGCTCAGGTTTGTAGTTCTCTTATATTAAGAATGTTTAGTTGTTCTATTTCGTATATTCTCTTTCTTCTTAGCTTTGAAAAAGTTTTGAGAAACAGTTGCTTATTCTACTTGTGCTATCTAAATTTGGTATAGCATATTCATCATGGGCTGATCGATTCCCTCGCATTAGACAAGCTGTCGAGGGCTCACGCCCTTTTCCATTTCGACATGTTTCATAGAAATCTTGTTCACTTGATGAGGTATGTTTGACTTGACTGTAAAATTCTGGTAAAGATCGATTGATTTACCTTCTGTGAAGGGTGATGTCTTTCTGCAGTCATGAACATTTCATTCATGTATTCTGGACTTTCCATTGCCCAGGATTCTGGATATTTGACC includes the following:
- the LOC107780586 gene encoding LOW QUALITY PROTEIN: uncharacterized protein LOC107780586 (The sequence of the model RefSeq protein was modified relative to this genomic sequence to represent the inferred CDS: substituted 1 base at 1 genomic stop codon); its protein translation is MEEQASSSGASSSSSSQPSLDDCLNLLRGVRDEQRLAGLLLVTKFCNKDDHAAIRKVYDAVGPQFLHRLLRTGTGKGSDGPGDNRDAYLQLSITVLAAFCRVPEIAASEDMVTKIPLIVEMMSAKAGSPIIEECYEFLFLVSTANEEGVKTLYESGGLHVVASQMSILPDGSHMIELAMRLVQIMAIKLPSENVYSEHPADLSMVVAAVAKQFAVLQSALKFEALHLLSTILSNSYSVPVYDALRLMKNDVWSTNMRIGIVAILQNRVAPSHKLQALILAESVISIVGEGWLIGEMNLTDSQDSLPADRCILLVLESSRVEIAVLLNDLAYLKYEASXESSNRENILVKQRNLGVAFSLVEKIIKLISSFGGEESTANAVISESTFTKIISGLNETIGVVLDYLRDAKEHGQMKGDDLLAAVRVIGSYLAEAPHACKDKVTALLGYMLSIEGEDELSPFYSICFLLPMLCQITLKTGGCKILASSGALREVVGCLIALIEQNNYTSKDNGSIFLACDTVLNLLLKREQIKFPSDDPSFIRLLVALSHWAEGTDDASIVMMASSICSLILDLKSEEALLNHPDFAAGNITSLSKLIGRSFAMCGQELMSDDAKAEVDLFQIISSAYSSWADRFPRIRQAVEGSRPFPFRHVS